The Onychomys torridus chromosome 4, mOncTor1.1, whole genome shotgun sequence genome includes a window with the following:
- the Adig gene encoding adipogenin — MRYPLVPLVNDLTLSFLVFWLCLPVSLLLFLMIVWLHFLLSQDSKEDDSDLCFNWEPWSKGPAESGCEEETFCDHEDSLH; from the exons ATGAGGTACCCTCTGGTGCCGCTGGTGAACGACCTCACGCTCTCTTTCCTGGTGTTCTGGCTCTGCCTGCCCGTGAGTTTGCTGCTCTTCTTGATGATCGTCTGGTTACACTTCTTACTTAGTCAAG attCAAAGGAAGATGATTCAGATTTATGTTTCAACTGGGAGCCCTGGAGCAAAGGACCAGCTGAGTCTGGCTGTGAGGAGGAGACATTCTGTGACCATGAGGACAGCCTCCACTGA